A genomic region of Terriglobales bacterium contains the following coding sequences:
- the dnaA gene encoding chromosomal replication initiator protein DnaA: MSFSSSAASAPNPWVRILDALEKKINRHSYETWLKPTRYSHSKGGILYIRVPTAEFRHIGEKYADLIQEAIENLALEFNDVEFVTPDEEPQPAASRLAPGETPLRHDGGFAPGSQARFDWETAAQLNPRYTFDAFVIGAGNQFAHAAARAVAEQPSKAYNPLFLYGGVGMGKTHLMQAIGHEVKRRLPQASICYVSSEKFTNEMINSLRYDKMTSFRDRFRNVDLLLVDDIQFLAHKERTQEEFFHTFNALHESMKQIVIASDRPPKELAEIEDRLRSRFEWGLIADIQPPDLETKVAILQKKADSERVALPTDVALYIASNIRSNVRELEGALIRLVAYASLTGATINLMTAQQVLKNFIDAQTRRVTIENIQKTVAEQFGLRVVEIKAKNNSRPIVFPRQIAMYLSKHLTDHSLPEIGRQFGGKHHTTVLHSVEKIEEQRKGDKDLNRLLNKLTETLTG, translated from the coding sequence ATGTCATTTTCCTCAAGCGCCGCCTCCGCGCCGAACCCGTGGGTCCGCATCCTCGACGCGCTGGAAAAGAAAATCAACCGCCACTCCTACGAGACCTGGCTGAAGCCCACGCGCTACAGCCACAGCAAGGGCGGCATCCTGTACATCCGCGTCCCCACGGCTGAGTTCCGCCACATCGGGGAGAAATACGCCGACCTGATCCAGGAAGCGATCGAAAACCTGGCGCTGGAATTCAATGACGTGGAGTTCGTCACGCCCGACGAGGAGCCGCAGCCGGCTGCGTCGCGACTGGCGCCCGGCGAGACGCCGCTGCGCCACGATGGCGGCTTCGCTCCCGGCTCGCAGGCGCGCTTCGACTGGGAGACGGCGGCGCAACTTAACCCGCGCTACACCTTCGACGCGTTCGTGATCGGCGCCGGCAACCAGTTTGCGCACGCGGCGGCGCGGGCCGTGGCCGAGCAGCCGTCGAAGGCCTACAACCCGCTCTTCCTGTACGGCGGTGTGGGCATGGGCAAGACGCACCTCATGCAGGCCATCGGGCACGAAGTGAAGCGCCGGCTGCCGCAGGCCAGCATCTGCTACGTATCGAGCGAGAAGTTCACCAATGAGATGATCAACTCGCTGCGCTACGACAAGATGACCAGCTTCCGCGACCGCTTCCGCAACGTGGACCTGCTGCTGGTTGACGACATCCAGTTCCTCGCCCACAAGGAGCGCACCCAGGAAGAGTTCTTCCACACCTTCAACGCCCTGCACGAGAGCATGAAGCAGATCGTGATCGCCAGCGACCGCCCGCCCAAGGAGCTGGCCGAGATCGAAGACCGCCTGCGCTCGCGCTTTGAGTGGGGGCTGATCGCCGACATCCAGCCGCCCGACCTGGAGACCAAGGTCGCGATCCTGCAGAAGAAGGCGGACTCGGAGCGCGTGGCGCTGCCCACCGACGTGGCGCTCTACATCGCGTCGAACATTCGCTCGAACGTGCGCGAACTGGAGGGCGCGCTGATCCGCCTGGTCGCCTACGCTTCGCTCACCGGCGCCACCATCAACTTAATGACGGCGCAGCAGGTGCTGAAGAACTTTATCGACGCGCAGACGCGCCGCGTGACCATCGAGAACATTCAGAAGACGGTGGCCGAGCAGTTCGGCCTGCGCGTGGTGGAGATCAAGGCGAAGAACAACTCGCGGCCCATCGTCTTCCCGCGCCAGATCGCCATGTACCTGTCGAAGCACCTCACCGACCACTCGCTGCCTGAGATCGGGCGCCAGTTCGGCGGCAAACACCACACTACCGTGCTCCACTCGGTGGAGAAGATCGAAGAGCAGCGCAAGGGCGACAAGGACCTGAACCGCCTTCTGAACAAGCTGACCGAGACGCTGACCGGCTGA